The proteins below are encoded in one region of Prevotella melaninogenica ATCC 25845:
- a CDS encoding SusC/RagA family TonB-linked outer membrane protein, with product MESLRKIISSAVLLMFCSLIYAQNKVTASGTIVDETGSPVVGATIMEKGTANGTVSDIDGNFSLSTNEGAPLTISYIGYSTIEAKAAAKMNIQLKQEANELNEVIVTGYTTQRKADLTGAVSVVKTDAVKTSPDADPMKALQGRVAGMTITDTGSPSSTATIRIRGIGSFNSSQDPLFIVDGVPMTNGINTLNSNDIESMQVLKDAASASIYGSRAANGVIIITTKQGKKADKIKVDFTANLTAQFYTKQSKMKLLDTKGYATAMAQAALNDGIDPVAYASNYGLNLNAAEGVGIRVWNPTTNQYVNYTINGLYDGFINAKRTMMFSDTDWVREISRTGFSRNYSVSISSATDKLTSMLSLGYKKNDGILKYTNFSSIQARLNNSYRLNNILKVGENFTISYNKQVDGAPMENALKISPIVPVYEKNGVTFGGPVGGMSDRQNPMRELYHNKDNHLDYWHVFGNMYVDITPVKGLLFRSNFGVDYTTSFINALTHTFASDVVNNNTARTDLGQTNNTNYTWSNTLNYLFDIKNAHHFNVLLGSEINKQTYLDFHAISEGYALESVEYMYPNAATGTARNTGAMVGYRLASFFGKVDYNYNDLLLASFTLRHDGSSRFGKNNRWGNFPAASLGFRISQLLKKDWLDDLKLRLSWGKTGNQGIDNNAHYGLYVADYGLERTTSTAYDLNLAGSGTFPSGYRAIQTANENLKWETTTQYNIGIDYSLFRSSLYGTADFYIKNITDMLINPGYLAAKGEGGSQWQNGPSLRDWGMELTLGYRKNFSNGLGIDINSNIDLFRNRVTSLPKTTTGAYAHTSKQNIVEAKKPYGSIVGYVVDGLFQNHMEVYASGQPNARVGGLKYADLNGDGRINQDDQTWIMNPVPAFSYGLNVAVSYKNFDLSMFWQGVADQDIYNNQKFQTDFWSITDAGSNKGNRMLNAWTSDNTDSSIPALTTNNTADEGRVSTYYVENGSYLKLRTLQLGYNVPEKFISKLKMSSLRAYISGQNLLTLKSSSLTCSDPENPSWAYPLATSISFGLQVGF from the coding sequence ATGGAAAGCCTAAGGAAAATTATTTCGAGTGCAGTATTGCTTATGTTCTGTTCGCTTATATATGCTCAGAACAAGGTAACTGCCAGTGGTACAATTGTTGACGAGACTGGTTCTCCTGTCGTTGGTGCCACAATAATGGAGAAAGGTACAGCCAATGGAACGGTAAGTGACATTGACGGTAACTTTAGTTTAAGTACAAATGAGGGTGCACCTCTCACAATCTCTTACATTGGTTATTCTACTATTGAAGCCAAGGCTGCAGCTAAGATGAATATACAGCTGAAGCAAGAAGCCAATGAATTGAACGAAGTCATCGTAACAGGTTATACAACTCAGCGTAAGGCAGACCTTACTGGTGCCGTATCAGTTGTGAAGACTGATGCTGTCAAGACATCTCCAGATGCTGATCCAATGAAGGCACTTCAAGGACGTGTGGCTGGTATGACTATCACAGACACCGGTTCGCCGTCAAGTACTGCAACAATTCGTATCCGTGGCATCGGGTCATTCAACTCTTCTCAGGATCCTCTTTTTATTGTAGATGGTGTGCCAATGACAAACGGTATCAATACACTTAACTCTAACGATATCGAGAGCATGCAGGTTCTGAAGGATGCTGCTTCTGCAAGTATCTATGGTTCACGTGCTGCTAATGGCGTTATTATCATTACAACCAAACAGGGAAAGAAGGCTGACAAAATAAAAGTAGACTTTACAGCTAATCTTACTGCTCAGTTCTATACAAAGCAGTCAAAGATGAAACTTCTTGATACTAAGGGTTATGCTACCGCAATGGCTCAAGCTGCACTTAATGATGGTATCGATCCTGTAGCGTACGCAAGCAACTATGGCTTGAACCTCAATGCTGCAGAAGGTGTGGGAATCAGGGTATGGAATCCTACAACAAATCAGTATGTAAACTATACTATAAATGGTCTCTATGACGGTTTTATCAATGCTAAGCGTACCATGATGTTCTCAGATACAGATTGGGTCAGAGAAATTTCACGCACAGGTTTCTCCCGTAATTACAGCGTATCTATCTCTTCTGCTACAGATAAGTTAACATCGATGCTCTCTTTGGGTTATAAGAAAAATGATGGTATCCTGAAGTATACAAACTTCTCAAGTATTCAAGCTCGTTTGAATAACTCGTACAGACTCAATAACATCCTCAAAGTTGGTGAGAACTTCACTATAAGCTACAACAAACAGGTTGATGGTGCTCCTATGGAGAATGCTCTGAAGATAAGCCCAATAGTACCTGTCTATGAAAAGAACGGTGTTACATTTGGTGGTCCTGTTGGTGGTATGAGCGACCGACAGAATCCTATGCGCGAACTGTATCATAATAAGGATAATCATCTTGACTATTGGCATGTATTCGGAAATATGTATGTTGACATTACCCCTGTCAAGGGGCTGTTGTTTCGCTCAAATTTCGGAGTCGACTATACTACATCATTCATTAATGCACTGACTCATACCTTTGCATCAGATGTCGTGAATAACAATACAGCAAGAACCGACCTTGGTCAGACCAACAATACTAATTACACATGGTCTAACACTCTGAACTATCTCTTTGATATAAAGAATGCTCATCATTTCAATGTACTTCTTGGTTCAGAAATCAATAAGCAAACTTATCTTGATTTCCATGCTATTTCTGAGGGATATGCTCTGGAGTCAGTGGAATATATGTACCCAAATGCAGCAACTGGTACAGCTCGTAACACTGGTGCAATGGTTGGATACCGTCTGGCTTCATTCTTTGGTAAGGTTGACTATAACTACAACGACTTGCTTCTTGCATCTTTCACACTACGTCATGATGGTTCAAGCCGTTTTGGAAAGAACAACCGTTGGGGTAATTTCCCTGCAGCATCACTGGGTTTCCGTATCTCACAGCTACTTAAAAAAGACTGGCTTGACGATCTGAAGCTTCGTCTTTCTTGGGGTAAGACCGGCAATCAAGGCATTGACAATAATGCACACTATGGCTTGTATGTTGCCGACTATGGTCTTGAGCGTACTACATCAACAGCCTACGACCTCAATCTTGCAGGTAGTGGCACCTTCCCATCAGGCTATCGTGCTATACAGACAGCTAATGAGAACTTGAAGTGGGAGACAACCACACAATATAATATAGGTATTGACTATAGTCTGTTCCGCAGCAGTCTTTATGGAACAGCCGATTTCTATATCAAGAACATTACAGACATGCTTATCAACCCAGGATACCTTGCAGCAAAGGGAGAGGGTGGAAGTCAGTGGCAGAACGGCCCATCGCTTCGCGACTGGGGTATGGAACTTACCTTAGGTTACCGTAAGAACTTTTCTAATGGCTTAGGCATCGATATTAATAGTAACATTGATCTCTTCCGTAATCGTGTTACATCTCTTCCAAAGACAACAACAGGTGCTTATGCACACACCTCAAAGCAGAATATTGTTGAGGCAAAAAAACCTTATGGTAGTATTGTAGGATATGTTGTTGACGGACTCTTCCAAAACCATATGGAGGTTTATGCGTCAGGTCAGCCTAACGCTCGTGTAGGTGGTCTGAAATATGCTGACCTGAATGGGGATGGACGTATCAATCAGGATGACCAGACATGGATTATGAATCCCGTACCTGCATTCTCTTATGGTCTGAATGTTGCGGTGAGTTACAAGAACTTTGATCTCAGTATGTTTTGGCAAGGTGTAGCCGATCAGGATATCTACAACAATCAGAAATTCCAGACAGATTTCTGGAGCATAACTGATGCAGGTTCAAACAAGGGAAACCGTATGCTTAATGCATGGACATCCGATAATACTGATTCTTCAATTCCAGCTCTGACAACTAACAATACTGCTGACGAAGGTCGTGTTTCTACGTATTATGTTGAGAACGGTTCTTACCTGAAGCTCCGCACACTGCAGCTTGGGTATAACGTTCCTGAGAAGTTTATCTCAAAGCTCAAGATGTCCAGCCTCAGAGCATATATCTCAGGTCAGAATCTTCTGACACTCAAGAGTTCCAGTCTGACATGTTCAGATCCAGAGAATCCTAGCTGGGCTTATCCATTGGCCACATCTATTTCATTTGGTCTGCAGGTAGGATTCTAA
- a CDS encoding RagB/SusD family nutrient uptake outer membrane protein, producing the protein MKTIIYNNIKKACMTLCLVGSLASCNDYLEYKPTAVVDEQQAFQNPDEMVNSAYAMLGDDWYGYPFNLWTYGDVASDDALKGGSGTTDTDYHQVEVFTTLTPTLGHLDELWYHLYIAVSRCNRALVALQDNGEAKLGAETTKQRIAEVKFLRAHFYFKLKMVFNKVPWIDEDAYRNNSQEQIKNDEYTAEQLWDKIIADFKEAYDVLPATQSQGGRVNKIAAAAYLAKCYLEKGWGDGYEGSTGANFVNKEDMKKVVEYTDVVKSSQYGYLEDYGDIFLPEHHNSKESIFAVQHSNYEDDHTTYGRGNWSNVLNGVWGIWSCGWDFHKPSQNFVNAFKTHNGLPQFNDYADENAHPVNGAPSSQKWDPRLFHTVGMPSFPYKYEGAYTLTTANSRTPNTYGYYCSMKEVPQRSKGETYNSPWQSFAMNDYVIRYTQSMLDRAEALIELDRFVEARQIINDIRQRAANSINKHISYAANQCEISLYPDTYFQNKEKARLCLRWERRLEMGMEHERFFDLRRWGLLSTTLNNYFKKEQNDEYNGQKYAQYYKGAHFTPGKNEYFPVPYPQLYYIPGLYSQNRGY; encoded by the coding sequence ATGAAAACAATCATATATAATAATATCAAAAAGGCTTGTATGACTCTTTGCCTGGTAGGTTCCTTGGCAAGCTGTAACGATTATCTGGAGTATAAGCCAACAGCAGTTGTCGATGAGCAGCAGGCATTCCAAAACCCAGACGAGATGGTGAATAGTGCCTATGCCATGCTGGGTGATGACTGGTATGGATACCCTTTCAATCTCTGGACATATGGTGATGTGGCGTCTGATGATGCTCTTAAGGGTGGTTCAGGAACCACAGATACAGATTATCATCAGGTGGAAGTGTTCACAACTCTTACCCCTACATTAGGACATCTTGACGAGTTGTGGTATCATCTCTATATTGCTGTCAGCCGTTGTAATCGTGCTCTCGTGGCACTGCAGGATAATGGTGAGGCGAAACTCGGCGCTGAGACAACAAAACAGCGTATTGCTGAGGTAAAGTTTCTTCGTGCTCATTTCTATTTCAAACTTAAGATGGTGTTCAATAAAGTGCCTTGGATTGACGAGGATGCTTATCGTAATAACAGTCAGGAGCAAATTAAGAATGATGAGTACACAGCAGAACAGCTATGGGATAAAATCATTGCTGACTTTAAGGAGGCTTATGATGTTCTTCCAGCAACGCAGTCTCAGGGCGGACGTGTCAATAAAATTGCTGCCGCCGCTTATCTTGCAAAATGTTATCTTGAGAAAGGATGGGGTGACGGCTACGAGGGTAGCACTGGTGCCAACTTTGTCAATAAGGAGGATATGAAGAAGGTTGTTGAATACACTGATGTAGTGAAGAGCTCACAATATGGCTATCTTGAGGACTATGGTGACATATTCCTTCCAGAGCATCACAACAGTAAGGAAAGTATATTTGCAGTACAACATTCTAATTACGAGGATGACCACACAACTTACGGACGTGGCAACTGGTCAAATGTTCTTAATGGTGTATGGGGTATTTGGTCATGCGGATGGGATTTCCATAAGCCATCACAGAACTTTGTAAATGCTTTCAAAACTCACAACGGACTTCCACAGTTTAATGACTATGCGGATGAAAATGCCCACCCAGTAAATGGAGCACCATCATCTCAAAAATGGGATCCAAGATTGTTCCACACAGTGGGTATGCCTTCATTCCCTTATAAGTACGAGGGAGCCTACACTCTGACAACTGCGAACTCACGTACGCCTAACACCTATGGTTATTATTGCTCAATGAAAGAGGTTCCGCAGCGTTCAAAGGGAGAGACATACAACAGCCCATGGCAGTCTTTCGCAATGAATGACTATGTAATTCGCTATACCCAGTCAATGCTCGACCGCGCTGAGGCTCTTATCGAATTGGACCGTTTTGTTGAGGCACGCCAGATTATCAACGATATCCGTCAACGTGCAGCCAACTCCATCAATAAGCATATCTCTTATGCCGCTAATCAGTGTGAGATAAGTCTCTATCCTGATACATACTTCCAGAATAAGGAGAAGGCACGTTTGTGTCTGCGCTGGGAGCGTCGTCTGGAGATGGGTATGGAGCATGAACGTTTCTTTGATCTCCGCCGCTGGGGGCTTCTCTCAACAACTCTCAACAATTACTTTAAGAAAGAGCAGAACGATGAATACAATGGACAGAAGTATGCGCAGTATTATAAGGGTGCACATTTCACGCCAGGCAAGAACGAGTACTTCCCTGTACCTTATCCACAGTTGTATTACATCCCAGGACTTTACTCTCAGAACAGAGGATACTAA
- a CDS encoding DUF4960 domain-containing protein: MKKISIILTVLVALIFTACQDKDIERAPMRLQAINAEEITGNLKGDDYTWTWPQLTPGQSMYVMVYEGSTLLSSETVTGNSFTHKSVQTNVPFVYVFKVSDGENVSSGVVKNYTREGATQITGLSMSQVEKGRGYDAAITWNKTTDATSIDLIATNGTRTIHETLSGSVYSYTIPNVVYGDTWNVTLRAINDKGTSMATTSSLKIGKTAIAFLSIYATPEELIANGDDDEASAWLWLHKTYPNAQFVYFGNIKSATDMEPYRVAFWLRDLEQGAEDDVWSLPAVVNSATPYISEWYKNGGNILLWQHATAYLTNLGRFEQSLFRGNDHTIGIGRGGINNDNWSMGACLNIEGSLIDFTTHPIYKGIPVRISNGIKLIDMKGPGWTEDHNCLYFNIPSVLSGIANDKLSAYTTITETYGIYPLGVWDSQIRSVSQLNVWECRQGNSDFKGTAICIGNGGCEFSMRNADGSADVSAHPKNNVNQESILKLAKNSIEYLKTR; encoded by the coding sequence ATGAAAAAGATATCAATCATATTAACGGTATTGGTTGCGCTTATCTTTACTGCTTGTCAGGACAAGGATATCGAAAGAGCTCCAATGCGTCTTCAGGCTATCAATGCTGAAGAGATAACAGGTAATCTTAAAGGTGATGACTACACATGGACATGGCCACAGCTAACACCAGGCCAGTCAATGTATGTTATGGTTTATGAAGGAAGTACATTGCTTTCTTCGGAGACTGTGACAGGCAACAGTTTTACGCACAAGAGTGTTCAGACCAACGTTCCTTTTGTTTATGTCTTCAAAGTCAGCGACGGTGAGAATGTCTCTTCTGGTGTAGTAAAGAATTATACACGTGAGGGTGCAACACAGATTACAGGTCTTTCTATGTCACAGGTTGAGAAGGGACGTGGATATGACGCTGCCATCACATGGAATAAAACTACTGATGCCACATCCATCGACTTAATAGCTACCAATGGCACACGGACTATTCATGAGACCCTCTCAGGTTCTGTTTATAGCTATACAATTCCTAACGTAGTATATGGCGACACATGGAACGTTACTCTGCGTGCTATCAACGATAAAGGAACCTCAATGGCAACAACGTCAAGCCTGAAGATCGGTAAGACGGCTATCGCATTCCTCAGCATATATGCTACGCCAGAGGAACTCATTGCTAATGGTGACGATGACGAAGCGTCTGCATGGCTGTGGCTTCATAAAACATATCCTAACGCACAGTTCGTTTATTTCGGTAATATTAAGTCGGCTACCGACATGGAGCCTTATCGTGTGGCATTTTGGTTGCGTGACCTTGAGCAAGGTGCAGAGGATGATGTATGGAGTCTTCCAGCGGTTGTGAATTCTGCAACACCTTACATCTCAGAATGGTATAAAAATGGTGGAAATATACTGCTCTGGCAGCATGCAACAGCTTACCTCACTAACCTTGGTCGCTTTGAGCAAAGTCTATTCCGAGGAAATGACCATACTATCGGTATTGGACGTGGTGGTATCAATAATGATAACTGGAGTATGGGTGCATGTTTGAACATCGAAGGAAGTCTCATAGACTTCACTACTCATCCTATCTATAAGGGGATCCCAGTACGTATTTCTAACGGCATCAAACTCATTGATATGAAGGGACCTGGATGGACCGAGGATCATAACTGTCTATACTTCAACATCCCTTCTGTACTATCTGGCATAGCTAATGACAAACTCTCTGCCTATACTACAATAACAGAGACTTACGGCATATATCCTCTTGGCGTATGGGATTCGCAAATAAGGTCAGTTTCACAACTCAATGTATGGGAATGCCGTCAGGGCAACAGCGACTTCAAGGGTACAGCAATCTGTATCGGTAATGGTGGTTGCGAATTCTCTATGCGTAATGCTGATGGCTCTGCAGATGTAAGTGCCCATCCAAAGAACAACGTCAACCAGGAGTCAATCCTCAAGTTGGCTAAGAATAGTATCGAATATCTCAAAACTCGCTAA
- a CDS encoding DUF4980 domain-containing protein produces the protein MKQILITTLLILMGCVSSVAQSQVQVLSERHAMQRISGQKNYLMLPVEEAEEGAHVKIIYDNKIVKEFNVRLAVNKVDYYVPVDISVINGKNALIDVDFGDGRNRRHSDIKNYVCWTKIDYTDKIDTANRETRWRPIYHHTPTYGWMNDPNGMFYKDGVWNLYFQYNPYGSTWENMTWGHSTSTDLVNWTYQGDVIEPDALGTIFSGSSVVDYKNTAGFGEGAIISYYTSAGQSQTQSMAYSTDNGMTFKKYSDNPILTSNIPDFRDPKVLWNDEASHWNLILAAGQQMNIYSSKNLKDWKYESSFGEGYGNHGGVWECPDLLKMGDKWVLICNINPGGPFGGSATQYFVGSFDGHKFTCESKPEVTKWMDYGKDHYATVSFSNAPDGRIVFLPWMSNWQYANQVPTQQYRSANGLPRELSLFTYEGEDYVCVKPSPEVFAAFEQKPTGSLQSAAYLEVTNIKSNASIVLSNDKGEKVAMVYDEKNRTFSMDRTESGLTDFSNDFKAKTTAPTYGTIKKLQIFVDNSSIEAFDADGKMSMTNLVFPNKPYEKILAKGCKVKVYNLKK, from the coding sequence ATGAAGCAAATACTTATAACAACTTTGCTTATACTCATGGGATGCGTCTCGTCGGTAGCCCAGAGTCAGGTACAAGTTCTTAGTGAGCGCCATGCTATGCAGCGTATCTCTGGGCAGAAGAATTATCTTATGTTGCCTGTCGAAGAGGCCGAAGAAGGGGCACATGTAAAGATAATTTATGATAACAAAATTGTCAAGGAATTCAATGTTCGTCTTGCTGTCAACAAGGTGGACTATTATGTGCCTGTTGACATTTCAGTAATTAATGGTAAGAATGCACTCATTGACGTAGACTTTGGGGATGGCCGCAACAGAAGACATAGTGATATAAAGAACTATGTATGCTGGACAAAGATTGATTATACAGATAAGATAGATACGGCCAATCGTGAGACACGCTGGCGTCCTATATATCATCATACCCCTACATACGGATGGATGAACGACCCTAATGGTATGTTTTATAAGGATGGCGTGTGGAATCTCTACTTCCAATATAACCCTTATGGCTCAACATGGGAGAATATGACATGGGGACATTCCACGTCTACTGACCTTGTGAACTGGACATATCAGGGCGATGTAATAGAGCCTGATGCCTTAGGTACAATATTTTCTGGTTCTTCTGTAGTTGATTATAAAAACACTGCCGGATTTGGAGAAGGGGCCATCATCTCTTATTACACCTCTGCAGGTCAATCACAGACTCAGAGTATGGCATATAGTACCGACAATGGTATGACTTTCAAGAAGTATTCTGATAATCCTATATTGACAAGTAATATTCCTGATTTCCGTGACCCAAAGGTTCTTTGGAATGATGAGGCTTCTCACTGGAATCTTATTCTTGCAGCTGGACAGCAGATGAATATATATAGTTCAAAGAACTTAAAAGACTGGAAGTATGAGAGTTCTTTTGGAGAAGGATATGGTAATCACGGCGGCGTGTGGGAATGTCCTGATCTATTAAAGATGGGTGATAAGTGGGTGCTTATCTGTAACATTAACCCCGGAGGTCCCTTTGGTGGAAGTGCAACTCAATACTTTGTTGGTTCATTTGATGGTCATAAGTTTACTTGCGAATCAAAACCTGAGGTGACAAAGTGGATGGATTACGGAAAAGACCATTATGCAACAGTTTCTTTCAGCAATGCTCCAGACGGTAGAATCGTTTTTCTTCCTTGGATGAGTAACTGGCAGTATGCTAATCAGGTGCCTACACAACAGTATCGTTCTGCCAATGGTTTGCCACGAGAACTTAGTCTCTTCACTTATGAGGGAGAAGACTATGTTTGCGTAAAGCCATCTCCTGAGGTATTTGCAGCCTTTGAGCAGAAACCTACAGGAAGTCTTCAGTCTGCTGCTTATCTTGAAGTTACAAATATAAAGAGTAATGCTTCTATCGTACTCAGCAATGATAAAGGCGAGAAGGTAGCGATGGTTTATGATGAAAAGAACAGAACGTTCTCTATGGATCGAACAGAAAGTGGTTTGACAGACTTCAGCAATGACTTCAAAGCAAAAACCACAGCACCTACCTATGGAACTATAAAGAAACTTCAGATTTTCGTAGACAATAGTAGCATCGAAGCTTTTGATGCTGACGGAAAGATGTCAATGACCAATCTTGTGTTCCCTAACAAGCCTTATGAAAAGATCCTTGCTAAGGGCTGTAAGGTAAAGGTATATAACTTGAAGAAATAA
- a CDS encoding MFS transporter produces MSKTNKLALLPVMLCFFAMGFVDLVGIASNYVKNDLQLSDSTANVFPSLVFFWFLIFSVPTGMLMNKIGRKKTVLISLVVTLFSLLLPIFGESYGLMLVSFSLLGIGNALMQTSLNPLVSTVMKGGNLASTLTFGQFVKAIASFMAPYLAIWGAQASIPAFGLGWRVLFPIYLIIGTIATLLLFSTPIEEEPIEGKASSFAECFSLLGKPIVLLSFLGIMCHVGIDVGTNTTAPKILMERLGMSLNDAAFATSLYFIFRTIGCLTGSFFLRVMNNKFFFIISVTMMALAMCGMAVGTSKTVLFVAIALVGYGNSNVFSMVFARALQSVPDKQNEVSGLMIMGLFGGTIFPLLMGFASDGFGQVGAVIVMAIGVLYLFSYIPKMNNK; encoded by the coding sequence ATGTCGAAAACCAATAAGCTCGCTCTCTTGCCCGTAATGCTTTGTTTTTTTGCGATGGGTTTCGTTGACTTGGTAGGTATTGCCTCCAACTACGTAAAGAACGACTTGCAGCTGTCGGATTCTACAGCGAATGTCTTTCCGTCCCTTGTTTTCTTCTGGTTCCTTATCTTTTCCGTACCAACAGGTATGTTGATGAATAAGATTGGACGTAAAAAGACAGTGCTTATCAGCCTTGTTGTTACCTTATTCTCTCTTCTCCTGCCAATTTTCGGCGAGTCATACGGCTTAATGCTCGTATCGTTTTCATTGCTTGGAATAGGCAATGCGTTGATGCAAACATCGTTGAATCCACTGGTGTCAACGGTGATGAAAGGTGGAAATTTAGCTTCAACACTTACTTTCGGACAGTTTGTTAAGGCTATCGCATCCTTTATGGCACCTTATCTTGCTATATGGGGAGCGCAGGCAAGCATTCCAGCCTTTGGTCTCGGATGGCGCGTTCTCTTCCCAATTTATCTGATAATTGGTACAATTGCTACGCTGTTACTCTTCTCAACGCCTATAGAAGAAGAACCTATTGAAGGCAAAGCAAGCTCTTTTGCAGAATGTTTCAGCCTATTGGGTAAACCTATTGTGTTGCTTAGTTTCTTGGGTATTATGTGCCACGTAGGTATTGATGTAGGAACAAATACCACGGCGCCAAAGATTCTGATGGAGCGTTTAGGTATGTCATTGAATGATGCAGCCTTTGCAACTTCTCTCTACTTTATCTTCCGTACTATTGGATGTCTTACAGGTTCGTTCTTCCTTCGTGTGATGAATAATAAGTTTTTCTTTATTATTTCGGTTACGATGATGGCACTTGCTATGTGTGGAATGGCTGTGGGAACGTCAAAGACTGTACTGTTTGTGGCGATTGCTCTTGTTGGTTATGGTAACAGTAATGTATTCTCAATGGTCTTTGCACGTGCTTTACAGAGTGTTCCAGATAAGCAGAACGAAGTGAGTGGATTGATGATTATGGGACTTTTCGGTGGTACTATCTTCCCTCTCTTGATGGGATTTGCCAGCGATGGGTTCGGTCAAGTGGGAGCAGTTATTGTAATGGCGATAGGTGTACTCTACCTTTTTTCGTATATTCCAAAAATGAATAATAAATAA
- a CDS encoding carbohydrate kinase family protein — MKQLIVGLGEALWDCLPEGRKLGGAPANFAYHTGQFGYDSLAISAVGNDVLGKETLDEFGKKGVKYLMPEVDYQTGTVQVELDSEGIPTYDIKEGVAWDNIPFTPEVEEAAKNCRAVCFGSLAQRSSVSRQTIQKFLEATPKDCLKIFDINLRQNFYTKEIITNSLQHANILKINDEELVLIGRLFGYPGLDIENKCWLLLGKYHLDMLVLTCGVNGSYVFAPNLKSFQKTPAVEVADTVGAGDSFTGAFTSAILAGMPITDAHKLAVEVSAYVCTQNGAMPKLPKELLDRIK, encoded by the coding sequence ATGAAACAGTTGATCGTTGGCCTCGGAGAGGCATTGTGGGATTGTCTTCCTGAGGGTAGAAAGCTGGGTGGCGCACCTGCAAACTTTGCTTATCATACAGGACAGTTTGGGTATGATTCGTTGGCTATTAGTGCTGTCGGAAATGACGTCTTGGGTAAGGAAACCCTCGATGAATTCGGTAAAAAAGGTGTAAAGTACTTGATGCCAGAGGTGGATTATCAGACGGGAACGGTGCAGGTAGAACTCGACAGTGAAGGTATACCTACCTATGACATCAAGGAGGGAGTAGCTTGGGATAACATACCGTTTACTCCCGAGGTTGAAGAAGCAGCCAAGAACTGTCGTGCTGTATGCTTTGGCTCACTTGCACAGCGTAGTAGTGTAAGCCGCCAGACAATACAGAAATTCCTCGAAGCAACGCCAAAGGATTGTCTCAAGATATTCGATATCAATCTTCGTCAGAACTTCTATACAAAGGAGATTATCACTAATTCGCTTCAGCATGCCAATATCCTCAAGATTAATGATGAGGAACTTGTGTTGATTGGTCGTCTTTTCGGTTATCCAGGTCTTGATATAGAGAATAAGTGTTGGCTGCTTTTAGGAAAGTATCACCTTGATATGCTCGTGCTGACTTGTGGTGTCAACGGTTCGTATGTCTTTGCGCCAAACCTCAAGTCGTTCCAAAAAACGCCAGCGGTTGAGGTTGCTGATACCGTGGGGGCAGGTGATTCCTTTACGGGTGCTTTCACTTCAGCCATCCTTGCAGGCATGCCAATCACCGATGCTCATAAGTTAGCAGTGGAAGTTAGTGCGTATGTCTGCACGCAGAATGGTGCTATGCCAAAACTCCCTAAGGAACTATTAGACAGAATTAAGTAA
- a CDS encoding multiprotein-bridging factor 1 family protein, with the protein MVKNELFRQCLAAVPAEQKAQFELSFGIAERIHEVLSKKGLTQKDLAKQLHKRESEISKWLTGRHNFTMQTIAKIETALDCQLIKIAQ; encoded by the coding sequence ATGGTAAAGAATGAGCTATTCAGACAGTGTCTTGCAGCAGTACCTGCAGAACAAAAAGCCCAATTTGAACTTTCTTTTGGGATTGCAGAACGTATCCATGAAGTGTTATCTAAGAAAGGATTAACACAAAAGGACCTTGCAAAACAACTACATAAACGTGAGTCAGAAATATCTAAATGGCTTACGGGAAGGCATAACTTTACAATGCAAACTATCGCTAAGATAGAAACTGCATTAGATTGTCAGTTGATTAAAATAGCGCAATAA